The genomic interval CTTGACCAGCAGCTTGACGATGCCCAGGTGCCCCTGCCAGGCAGCGAAATGAAGCGCCGTCCAGTTGTTCTTGCCCTTGACCTGAACATCGGCGTTGCGGCTCAGCAGCACCCGGATCACATTTTCCTGGCCGTGTTGGCACGCCACATGGGCCGGTGTGCGTCCCTGGCCATCAGTCTCATTGATGGTTGCCCCGCGGTCCAGCAGCAGTCGCGTCATGGCCTCATCTCCGTTCTGGGCCGCCCAGTGCAAGGGCGTGTACTGGTCCTCGTCTTTGGCGTTCACATTAGTCCTGCGCCGACCGAGCAGAAGTTCGGCTAGTAGCTTCTGGTGCTTTTCTGTGGCCAGATGGAGAGGCGTGGAACCGCGGACGTTCGGCAGATTTGGATTGGCATCATTCAGAAGGAGGAACTTGACGGCCTCCTCGTTACCCAAAGTGATGGCAAAGTGGAGGAGGCTGTCTCCTCCTTCAAGAGGAAGGTCAACATCCTGAGGCTGGAGGATTTTCATTAGCTTAGCGGTGTCTTTGGTCCTGATGGCGTCACATAGCTTCCGCTTCTGGACTTCAGCGGAATCTGGACAGTATGAAAGGACCAAAACAGACGTTAGAAGACTGATTACTCATTTGGGCTACACCTCCACCTGTAGGTCTTTAATTATCTCTTACCAAATGTGGTTTCCTTTTCAAAGGACAGGGTGATGGAGTCTTGGGATGAGAAGGCTGAATCTGCGGAGGAGATGCCCGAGAGTCTCTTACAGGTGTTCTCTTTGCTGTGGATGCTGTCCTCCTTCACTCGATCGAAGCTCCTTGAGATCCCAGAATCCACCTGGTTCAGCAGCTCTGACAGGCTGTAGTCTTTTTCCGGCAGCATGGCCGACTTTGGACGCACCGGTTTGCTGGCGTTACTCTGTGGAAAGATCCTTCGGTTAGCGTCCAACCTTTGGACAAACAGTTCCTTGACATTCTGCACATGCCATTACATCGACACTCCAACATGCCGCTGGGACTCGGTTTCATATTTCACTTTCAATGGCAGCTCAGTGGAAATCCTGTGACTGTTTTCGTCTTAAATGCAGCTGGAAACTTTAAACAACTTCCTTTTTGTTCTTATGGACGTCGCTGTTCATCGGCTTTCACCAAGCCGGAGCTGGATGTTTGCTTCTAGTCACGTATAGAACACCTGAACAGGCCGGAAACCATAGTGCAACACACAGGTTGGACAACATTCCTCTCCTGTGACAAAATGCTTGTTCTGGACCAAACGTCTGGCTTAAAGTCATAACCTCATCTGATATACTGGAGAGAGATAACCTCCTTGGTTACATATTAATAAACGAAGCAGCGCGCCGATTCAACAAAAGCAAGAAGCTGTCAAGCATAAAAAATGAGGTCTTCAGtggcttttcaaaatattctgtTAAACTGTTACGGTCAGAtctttaataattaaacatCTACATCTAATGATAACAAGAGAGTTCAGCTCGAGTTCATAATTTCAAACTCAGTATTCCAGCCTGTCACAGGCGGTGATTGGGTAATTGTTTGAAAAGTGCAATCTACAGATCTCAGTAGCCAGAGGCTCCCATAACAGGTCAGAGAGTTTGAGACGTATTTATGTGCGTGGCCTTTTAACAGCTTCAATGTCAGGAGTTAAACTTTACAAcctcaaataaaatctaacagACAGCCAGGGCAGAGAAGTTGCATGTGGTAGGGCGGATCTCTTCATGCTTTTCTAATCAGCCTAGCTGGAGTCTTTTAAACCATGTGCACACTGCATAGATAATCCTGACTAAGACCTGATAATAATCTAGGTTATTACGCAAAAGCAGACAAATACTTctactgtgtttttttaaagtgggcTGTTAAAATACCTGTACGGGACACATGTTTAACCTAAGCATCTAGAGTGAAGTAATTAGGAGTCCTGTCATCTATGGAGGAATTCTTAAGgtgtttgatttatttccaAATCCACAGAATGCCACAACTCAAGTGGCTTAATGAGGACTACAgcttaaagaaaatgttctatTGGACTGATGTTGGTTTTAGATTGTTCAACGAGAGGGACAATGTGATTTGTGATTTAGGATTCTGATCCGATGCAGAAATTATTTGGCTAGAGGTCAAAATCAAGTGATTTTCCATTGATTATCTAATTGTTATTGGCAGATGACATATAACAAAGATttgagtctttttttccccttcattcATAAAATGCACTAAAGTGAAAAActctacatatttttcatttataaagcaGTCCTCTGtgatttttgttactttttgcaGTCAAAATTACTAATTTGGTACTGcgactttagaaatatttgcaaggaattttgcaatattttctcCTCACTAACCCCCTTACAAAATCTACATctagaagaaaaaagataagaaaaacaacagcaagcaGACAGATtggacacacaaacattttcatgcCTTTGAAGAACCTAAATAGTTGGACTTTTGTTACTCGCTACATCTTTCATGGCCTGCAGCTTgacataaagtatttttgaggCAGCACCTGTAGGTGGGAGTTAAACCAACGCTTTTGACCATTTTGGtgaaaaattcacaataaacaCAATATTCCATTATGGTGAAAAAATGTGGGGATTTCTGGATGGACTCATAAAAGctactttttagactttttttagAACCAACTTCTAGCAAAAACTGGCAGCACATTTTTCCCACTTTATGCAAATATAGTACTTAGAACAAAATGTAATTCGACGAAGTCGGTGCTGGCACATTAgaccttaaaaaaagaaacggaTGTTGGTGTCGACCAAGAAAAGTCTGGTTGCTCAGCTTCCCTCGTTTCCATCCAACTTTTTGTCCCAATTAATAGCTTGAGCTATTAATTGGGACAAAATCAATCATTGTTTAATAAAGATAACACCTGATCTCAAAATCAGTGTGTGTAATTCTGCCATGACTTACCTGGTCACTGGCGACTGGGTTAGGGGACAAGGGTTCTGGTTCCGATGACGTTGATAACCTTGGGGTCCTGGGCTCATCTTGAGGTTTGGAGCAAAGCTCCTCAGCTTCAGATGTAATTTCTGAGAGAAGAAAGTATTGAATCTAACGTCACTTGCAGGTTGAAATTGGatcaaaaagaaaggaaaaagcaTCCCATACTAGAACATGAGACAGTTTGTCTAActgatgttttcctttaatgcaaagataaaacaaaaagtccacACTAACCTTGAAAGGTGGGTCTGGCATTAGGGCTGTTGACCCAGCAGCGCTGCATGAGGCTCAGGAAACCGGCGCAGGTAGAAGGTCGACTTCTTGGCACTAAACCCAGATCTGGACGAACTCCTTTAACCACTTTCACCATGATCTGCAGGATGTTGTTTTCTCCTAAGGAGGGAAATGCCAGTTTAATTATTACCCAGTTGGATATATTTCATCCTAAACTACATCACAGTACACCATGTCCCTCTACCTACAAGAACAACCAGTGATGCGCAGAGTTATCACCATCTTTCTTAGCGCCCACACACCATGTGCTCGTTTCCCACGGCAGCCTAAATGGTCTGACCCAGTTCTATCCAGCGGTGGGAATCAGCTAAGTCAAGTGATTCACAGAGAAGAAGCAAACAGCTTAAAGCAGCTATTGTAGCCATAAAGGGGCGGCACGGTAATCAACCTGGCAATTCctcactttttcattttgtctggGTCAATACAGGCAGCGCCAACCCTGCCTAAAGTAGGTGccagttgttaaaaaaacaaaaaacaaacaaaaaaaaaaacaaggctaCACTATACACCtgggaaaatgaaagaaaaaaaattccaaccTTCCCCAGTCCACCAGCCCGGGGTGGAATTTCCACAGTAAACACGCTCAGGTACACACCTTGAATAATGCAGTCTGGAGGTTTGTtggaagtttaaaaataaaagggagGATTGATATTGAGATGGAAATAGCTGAAAAGTTGTCAAAGCAATAGGCGGTATTATTTCTCCCTAGCACgcctcatttgtttttcttcacaaaaaccGTTATTGCTTGTGTTGTGCTGCAAGCCTTACCCTGGTAGGGTTTCTTCTGTGTGAGAATGCCCCAGATCACGATGGAGAAGctgaaagagattaaaaaatagagaaagaggCGTCATTTTCctagaaaacattaaactgtaTAAAACTTGGTATTTAATCTAAAGCTAAAGAAGTCCAAGGTGACTGTTCTAGTGATGTCAATGCACATGTTCTTTCTCCAGCAGcacattttgttccttttacTACTTTTTCTACTCAGAATGCCCCATAAgaccaaacagaaaatatttctgatgcAGAAAATTTCAGTGTTGCCTCACAAAATCACGGCAAAGACTACTGTCCATTTCATTGTCCATTTCAGGTCCCGAAGGACTCGGTGTCCTGCTGGGTTTAAATGtctccctgctccaacacagctgaTGTAAACGGCATGTCCCCAAGCTCTACGGAGCCATGCTAACGAACCGTTCTGTTGATTGTGCTGTGTTGAATCAGGgtatctaaaacatgcaggttaCTGGTCCTTGAGGCTTTGGCCACTGTCACCTTCCAATAGGAgggtaaacagaaaaacatcgCTAATGAGGTCTGGTATTCAGAGTGCTGTATCCAAGCATACTGATGCAAAATTgagttgaagaaaaaagaacGGCCATTGGCAGCCTAATGAAATAAACACCACTTAAGAGGTTGGGGAAGATTCACAAAGTGTGTACATATATGATGAACCTGCATATTAGATAGCTGAGGAATGCTGTCTGATGATGTTTTGTTGTATGCTAGTAACTGGGCCAGACTTTAGAAAgggcttaaaggggcagtagcCCAGAGCTCTGATGTATTGGGGTGGGgtgcacatattttatttttgtaatttaataaatgCCTGTTTTGCAGACATTATACTTTGCATGGAGTGGTAAGCTCATATCAGGTGAGTAGTACtaatattttgggattttatgactaCATAATActcattttttggggggaacaTGGAGCTACTGGCCAGGAGACATATTAAACTCACCATCATCAGTTGGTGTCAACAGTTCCTGCCTAATTATATATAGTTTTACCTATTAACATGCTGTAATTTTCATTAGCAAACTATTTTTTCTCTAGTGGATAGGGCACCAAAATGAATTCCAGCCCAGGGgccaaaatctttttaaatccGGCCCCGGCAATTAAGTATAGCAGGAAATTACAAATTAGTTTGAATTACTGCCTGATTTATGACTCTAAATGAATCTACCACACTTGATCAACAACAGTACTGGATGAGAAATCTGAACAGGAACAACTGCATTTACAATCAACAAACTATGTGTCAAGTGCTGAGGAAACCAACCTGTAGACATCGTGCTTCGTGTCCGAGACTCTGTCCTTCTCTATGATTCTTTCTGGCGGCAGGTAGGCTATGGTGCCGCAGAAACCCTCTCTGCTGATGTCATCAGTCTGGGCCAGGCCATTCCACCGGGCCAGGCCAAAATCAGATATCTGAAAGGAGATCAGAGCCTGAGTTGAATCGCATCGCCGGCGTCGGATTTCTCGTGAAATGCCACCGCCACGATGACTAACTAACTAACTTTGCCCGTCGAGTGTGACAGGCTGCTAAGCTTTTATTATGTGCGCTGAATGGTATGATGAGGGCAACACGGCCATGTCCCAACCTGCCGGAGAGGAGAGGCCCTGTATATTTGTGCAGAGGAGTGCACGCCCCAGCACATGcacgcacatgcacacacacactcagagagGGAGATTTAATGGGAGCTAAATTAATCCTGTTGGGACAGGCCCGGCTGAGGTGTTTACATCCAGGTATTAAACTCTAGAAATGACGGTTCCCACCCATTTACAAGAGGCACGGCTGAACTGCCTAGAGGTTGCagagaaaaatctcagaaacaCCTGTCAGGTGAGGGGAGACCTTTTCGTGTTTTATTTGAATCGTTAGCAATATTTTCATGAAACCATTCCTTTGCTTTTGGTGCCGAAACGCGAGAAATGAGGAATGAAATGTCTCTCCACCTCTGACTGTTTGCAAAGCAGCGCTCCGTACCTTGACGTGGTAGTGGCCATCCAGCAGGATGTTGGCGGGTTTCAGGTCCAGGTGGAGAAGCGGCGGGTTCATGCAGTGTAGGAAGTTCATGCCCACTGCCGTCTCGTGGATGATGCGGAAGCGAAGCTCCCAGGGCAGTGGCTCGTTGGCCAGCAGGTTCTCCAGAGAGCCGGTCTCCATGTACTCCATGACCAGGCCCTGAGGGTCGTTGCAGATCCCATACACCGGCAGGATGTACCTGAACTTGGCCGCCTCCATCTTCTTCGCCTCCTCGAGGAGCTCAGAGCGATCCCTTAGTTAAGGAAAAGAGTGGACTTTTAGATTGCAAAACAATTACGCCAGATCTTCCAGTATCACTCAGTCAGTTTGAtgtataaaaacagttttaagctACTATAAAAAGTCTAGAGATAATAGCCAATACAATTATTacactgcagaaaaacagataaGACCTGCcataaaatgaaatacttaaaaacaacaaaaaaagctacattagcaTTTCAAGTACCATCAAAGGTATcggtgcactgattgcagttttctttccGACTTTCCGACAATGTGTTCCTCTATTCCCGTTTTGTGTGGAGTCCCACAGGGCGCTGTGTTAGACCCCCTTCGTACCCCTGCAGTGTAATACAATTATTacactgcagaaaaacagataaGACCTGCcataaaatgaaatacttaaaaacaaccaaaaaaagctacattagcaTTTCAAGTACCATCAAAGGTATcggtgcactgattgcagttttctgggcgatcaccgatctttaaaaagaagCCTTGCCGATTCCGATTTTTGACGatacctgatttttttttttgtctgaaaagttgcaaGCAATATTGTTAAGTTGGCAACAGAGACCTAATGAGCGGGTCTGTCAGACAGAAGCAGCGGTAAAAGAGATTAGTGGATAAGGTTGGTTTCACATGTAAATAATGTCTGATTGAAAAGTGTcctaaaatgaaggaaatcaggGCTATTTATCAAATGACAATTTGAAAATATCGGAACAGAAGTGGCCTGTCTAAAAGTGcaaaggagctgcagagacgcCGGCCCTTCTAAGCAATGAGGAGCAGTTGATCAGGTGACTTAAGACAACAGAAGGGTGTATTATCGAGCAGCAACTCAGAAAGAAAGGACAGGGCAAGACAAGGTAGGCGACAACAAAGAAACGTTAAGATAAGTTCTAAAATGTATGGGAGTGTCAGGAAGTGCAGCAAATACAAGACAAATGTGCTCACATTATGCTACTTAACGGACTCACAGCACATGTTTTATCCATCTGTAGCAGAGCAATAGATAATCCACTAACCCCTAACATAAAGTGCATTAGAGTAATCTCACTGTGTTATGATGGACACGTGGACTGCTGTTTCAAAGTGCAACACAACACGTTTCCTCAGCGCAGGGCCAGGCAGGAACTAATAAAAAGCTAAACGAAGGGGGCCTAACACAGTGCCCTGTGGTACTCCACACAAAACGGGAACAGAGGAACACACTGTCGGAAAGTCTGCACAGTAAAGTGCAATCAAACTGCAGGTGAAATTTCTGCAAGTCATCCTGGTTTTGTTCCTCATTTCTAGTTGAACACTTTTTATCCAACGTTCCCTGTTATTAAACATTAACCTGCTTTTGTTCCAACCTGAATTTCTGCACACATCATTACTTGGTTCTAAAATAAGCTAAATGTCAAGGAGCACTTTTATGGATATCTGTACTTCACTTATTTATCCTACATTAAAGTGAACAGCACTCTTTAAATCTCACAATAGCCCTTTCAAAGCCTAGAGAACATTCCAGTTTTCACATAGTCCAGAGGGGGTTGAACACAGCTCACGCTCTGCAGCTTTATCAGCTCACTGACCCTGCTGAAAGTGAAATATCTCAAACACAACTGTGCAGGTCGTGCATGACCTCGGTTCACTTATCTCAGGGGCAGGCCGTTAGCCTGCTAAAGAGGACGGATCAAAGTAGCATAAATCCCACTCACAAGCATGAGCTTTAAAAGGCGAAATGTGGTGAGCCGAACTGGGAATCCTGCTTCTCAAACGtgaacaaaatgaaatcagagACAAGTGCAAAAATACAGGAAACCGAATTTCACCCTTCCTGGAAGGAGGGTGGAGGGGGACCAAAATCTAGCATTAGATGGAAAACCAGGTAAGAGCTTGTTTGGTTAATGCTTCATCTAATTCAAGTAGCTCATCCGGATCAAACAATGTCCCTGCTTTAACAGAGGGAGGCCTGGATAGACCGGTTCCGCCACTTCTTATATTGTCTGTGCCACACAGTGGCAGCCAGACAAAGGTGGCTTTCAGTACCTGCTCCTGGATGTTATGTGTGGGTCAGTGCGCAGGCTGAAGACAGATGACTGTTTATGTACCTTAGCAGATGTTGATGGAGGAGGCAACATCTTTGGCTTCAGGTAGACGAGAAGCAACATGAATGCGAAGAGAGCTGACAGTCAAAAGTTTCCGAATATTTTCGTGACATCCGTCAACCTCAACCGGTTGATTTCACCACCATTATTAAACACAACAGGTTGGGGTTTAAAGTGCCAGCAGAGTGTctcttatataaaaaaatcatattcatctcttcattttctgttagtTATCTCCTTCCCACCGTTTTCACGTTGACACTGACATAaatattaacacattttctgagttttaatcTCTTCaatgccattttttttcctgcaattcatttcatttcttaaaaaacTTCCTCCACAAAAAGTGTCTTGCATGCCAAATGGATTTTTCTGAGGAGGTGAGATTCtgatcagtttctttttttgtgcaattACAACAAAAAGTTGTCCAAAACAGATTTCCTGATAGATTTACAATGAACACTTAAAATTCTAATCACAATAAACATTCACTAATTTCTAATTTCCACTACATGGCGAAATGTCTTCACCAGGCAGACTACAAATTATTATAAACAGTCCATACGTTTCTCGACACAGCGTTCCAGTTCTCAGTCATTTAAATTCGCATTggtatataaaatattaatgttaaatattaatttatttccattttcttcttccttgattttacttttgtctgtttgaaataaataaacaataataataatattatattaaataacaAGGAAGACaaggagggaaagaaaagaagggaTGAAACaaggacaaaatgaaaaagggaaggaaggaagcaatgaaaaaaaaaatcaaggaagGAACAAGTGATTGAGTAGAGTGTagaattattgatatttttccaTACTCTTATTTCCTTACTCTCCACTTATCCAGATATACAGAAATCAAATTCCATAAATTTC from Xiphophorus maculatus strain JP 163 A chromosome 11, X_maculatus-5.0-male, whole genome shotgun sequence carries:
- the ripk4 gene encoding receptor-interacting serine/threonine-protein kinase 4; translated protein: MDMDVPDSPHEDMGLLKTFDSSEFGNWEKIGSGGFGQVYKVRHVKWKTWLAIKCPPCLHLDEKDRSELLEEAKKMEAAKFRYILPVYGICNDPQGLVMEYMETGSLENLLANEPLPWELRFRIIHETAVGMNFLHCMNPPLLHLDLKPANILLDGHYHVKISDFGLARWNGLAQTDDISREGFCGTIAYLPPERIIEKDRVSDTKHDVYSFSIVIWGILTQKKPYQGENNILQIMVKVVKGVRPDLGLVPRSRPSTCAGFLSLMQRCWVNSPNARPTFQEITSEAEELCSKPQDEPRTPRLSTSSEPEPLSPNPVASDQSNASKPVRPKSAMLPEKDYSLSELLNQVDSGISRSFDRVKEDSIHSKENTCKRLSGISSADSAFSSQDSITLSFEKETTFDSAEVQKRKLCDAIRTKDTAKLMKILQPQDVDLPLEGGDSLLHFAITLGNEEAVKFLLLNDANPNLPNVRGSTPLHLATEKHQKLLAELLLGRRRTNVNAKDEDQYTPLHWAAQNGDEAMTRLLLDRGATINETDGQGRTPAHVACQHGQENVIRVLLSRNADVQVKGKNNWTALHFAAWQGHLGIVKLLVKQAGVNVDSQTTDGRTPLHLASQRGQYRVARILIELGADVHVMSSEQNTALHVAAETGHTSTSRLLIKHQADVNIQNAQGLTPLHLASQQGHLATVKMLIAEGADPYLSDRAQRIPCHLAAENGHSEVLKELILHCPDGGGLSDQQGLSPLHLAVQGGHSNVITMLLPPQVCQDLTESAVQPVAEEPPAAEVKQLQRKIVILKLTEHKDKDCPQSPSPQSPSPQSPSPQSPSPQCASPPC